From a single Pseudomonas sp. A34-9 genomic region:
- a CDS encoding Gfo/Idh/MocA family oxidoreductase: MNSPLRIALIGAGNMGQQHYRHLQFLTEATLCAVADPGPQSAALAAEWGVRHFADHRQMLEHVRPDAVIVANPNNQHVATALDCLAAGVPVLLEKPVGVHLDEARELVAAVKRSGVPVLVGHHRRHNPLIVRAYELLQSGALGRLTTVTALFQLRKPDSYFEIPWRREAGAGMLLTNLIHDLDLLRHLCGEVRSVQAITDNSVRGFANEDSAAVLLQFVSGTLGTLSGSDAVAAPWSWELASGENPAYPRQADQPCYLLAGTAGALSIPQLKRWHYAADQVDAGWHEPLLSVEESYSGDEALRLQLEHFVRVARREVEPLVSAADAARTLALIEAIREAAATGRACAPALIEA; encoded by the coding sequence TTGAATTCGCCCCTTCGAATCGCCTTGATCGGTGCTGGCAACATGGGCCAGCAACATTATCGGCATCTGCAATTCCTCACCGAAGCGACGCTCTGCGCGGTAGCTGATCCCGGGCCGCAATCAGCAGCACTTGCGGCTGAATGGGGTGTAAGGCATTTCGCTGATCATCGTCAGATGCTCGAGCACGTCAGGCCAGACGCGGTGATCGTCGCCAATCCGAATAATCAGCACGTCGCGACGGCGCTCGATTGTCTGGCGGCAGGCGTACCGGTGCTGTTGGAGAAACCGGTCGGCGTGCATCTGGATGAAGCGCGCGAGCTGGTCGCGGCGGTTAAACGCAGCGGTGTGCCGGTTCTGGTCGGCCATCATCGGCGCCACAATCCATTGATCGTTCGCGCTTATGAATTGCTGCAGAGCGGAGCGCTCGGGCGCCTGACCACGGTCACCGCGCTGTTTCAGTTGCGCAAACCGGACAGCTATTTCGAGATCCCGTGGCGCCGTGAAGCGGGGGCGGGGATGTTGCTGACTAACCTGATTCACGATCTCGACCTGTTGCGTCACCTGTGCGGTGAGGTGCGATCGGTGCAAGCGATCACTGACAACTCAGTGCGCGGTTTCGCCAACGAAGACAGCGCGGCAGTGTTGCTGCAATTTGTGAGCGGCACACTTGGCACGTTGAGCGGTTCCGATGCAGTTGCGGCACCGTGGAGTTGGGAGCTGGCATCCGGTGAAAACCCGGCGTATCCGCGCCAGGCGGATCAACCGTGTTATCTGCTGGCGGGTACCGCCGGAGCGTTGAGCATTCCGCAACTCAAGCGTTGGCATTACGCCGCTGATCAGGTGGATGCCGGTTGGCATGAACCGTTGTTGAGTGTGGAAGAGTCCTACAGCGGTGACGAAGCTTTACGCTTGCAGTTAGAGCATTTCGTCCGCGTGGCACGCCGGGAGGTCGAGCCGTTGGTGAGCGCTGCCGATGCAGCGCGCACCCTCGCGCTGATCGAAGCCATTCGCGAAGCTGCCGCCACTGGCCGCGCCTGCGCCCCTGCACTGATCGAGGCTTGA
- a CDS encoding IclR family transcriptional regulator produces the protein MAGSQIERVFSVLESLTSDPRGLPMQMLAEQLGIPKSATHRLLAELIRLGYVRQNAETLRYHLSTKLVAMGFQYLSSSGADIVQPVLDRLAQETGELVRLGVIDGERQTWIAKAQGARTGLRYDPDMGRDAPLFYTASGHAWLACMSDAEALSLVERQAAEVPVGVGPNAPRSNIELLERLRLAREQGYACVEESSAVGTSAIAAVVRHPADGRVIGVLSIAGPSARMPGARLHELAPLLLTFTEELSAASLASELFI, from the coding sequence ATGGCCGGCAGTCAAATCGAACGGGTTTTCAGCGTGCTGGAAAGCCTCACCAGTGATCCGCGCGGGCTGCCGATGCAGATGCTGGCCGAGCAACTGGGCATCCCCAAGAGTGCAACGCACCGCTTGCTCGCCGAGCTGATCCGCTTGGGCTATGTGCGGCAGAATGCGGAAACCTTGCGTTATCACTTGTCGACCAAACTGGTCGCGATGGGCTTTCAATACCTTTCGAGTAGCGGCGCCGATATTGTCCAGCCAGTGCTGGATCGACTGGCGCAGGAAACCGGTGAACTGGTGCGTCTGGGCGTGATCGATGGCGAGCGCCAGACCTGGATCGCCAAGGCGCAGGGGGCGCGTACCGGTCTGCGTTATGACCCGGACATGGGCCGCGATGCGCCGCTGTTCTACACCGCGTCCGGGCACGCATGGCTGGCGTGCATGAGCGATGCCGAGGCGCTGTCGCTGGTTGAGCGTCAAGCGGCGGAAGTGCCGGTGGGGGTTGGGCCGAATGCGCCGCGCTCGAATATCGAGTTGCTCGAGCGGCTGCGCTTGGCGCGCGAGCAGGGGTATGCCTGTGTCGAAGAGAGTTCGGCAGTGGGGACTTCGGCGATTGCCGCGGTGGTGAGACATCCTGCAGATGGGCGAGTGATTGGCGTGCTGAGTATCGCCGGGCCGAGCGCGCGGATGCCGGGGGCGCGGTTGCATGAACTTGCGCCGTTGTTGCTGACATTCACCGAAGAATTATCCGCGGCGAGCCTGGCCTCAGAACTGTTTATCTGA
- a CDS encoding FAD-dependent oxidoreductase translates to MPAELPAIDCDVLIVGSGAAGLSAAVTAAWHGLKVIVVEKDSVFGGATAWSGGWAWVPCNPLARRAGIIEDVEQPRTYLRHELGEHFDPAMIDAFLEAGPRMVAFFEQHTALQFADGNAIADIHGDTPGAGTGGRSVIAAPYDGRKVGRLLKRLRTTMRETSFMGMPIMAGADLSAFLHLTRSLTAAWHVTRRFTRHLFDLARHGRALQLVNGVALVARLAKSAEDLGVLLWESAPVTELLRDENRVCGAVINSNKGPIRIHAGKAVVLAAGGFANDIERRQALFPRTPTGHEHWALPPLAVNGDGLRLGESVGARVNSDVASPVAWAPVSQVPHSDGSIGHFPHIIERGKPGIIGVLSNGQRFVNEANGYFDYVSAMVAAAPEGEEVASWLICTHAFQRRYGLGISRPFPLPLSEFIRSGYLKTGNTVEELANNCGIDPNGLRQTLDNYNRHARHGEDPQFGRGSTPYNRKQGDPANLPNPCVAPIETGPFYAVKVQPGCFGTFAGLKVNPHAQVLNAHEQPITGLYAAGGDMASIMGGHYPAGGINLGPALTFGYIAARHIAGMTAFEQEIDHAVHR, encoded by the coding sequence ATGCCTGCCGAACTTCCCGCAATCGACTGCGACGTATTAATCGTCGGCTCCGGCGCCGCCGGATTGTCAGCAGCCGTCACCGCTGCATGGCATGGCCTGAAGGTCATCGTCGTCGAAAAGGATTCGGTGTTCGGTGGCGCCACCGCATGGTCGGGGGGCTGGGCGTGGGTGCCGTGCAATCCGCTGGCCCGTCGCGCCGGCATCATCGAAGACGTCGAACAGCCGCGCACCTATTTGCGCCATGAGCTGGGCGAGCATTTCGATCCGGCGATGATCGACGCTTTCCTCGAAGCCGGGCCACGCATGGTCGCGTTTTTCGAGCAGCACACTGCCTTGCAGTTCGCCGACGGCAATGCGATTGCCGACATCCATGGCGACACACCGGGCGCAGGCACCGGCGGTCGATCGGTGATCGCCGCCCCCTACGATGGCCGCAAGGTCGGACGCTTGCTCAAGCGACTTCGTACGACCATGCGCGAAACGTCCTTCATGGGCATGCCGATCATGGCGGGCGCAGACCTGTCGGCGTTCCTCCACTTGACCCGTTCGCTGACAGCCGCGTGGCACGTGACGCGACGGTTCACTCGGCACCTGTTTGACCTCGCACGGCATGGCCGCGCGCTGCAACTGGTCAACGGCGTGGCGCTGGTCGCGCGACTGGCGAAATCGGCGGAAGACCTCGGCGTGTTGCTGTGGGAATCGGCGCCGGTGACCGAGTTGCTGCGCGACGAAAACCGCGTTTGCGGTGCTGTGATCAACAGCAACAAAGGCCCGATCCGCATTCATGCAGGCAAAGCCGTCGTGCTCGCGGCAGGTGGTTTCGCCAACGACATCGAACGCCGCCAAGCCCTGTTCCCGCGCACACCCACCGGCCACGAACATTGGGCATTGCCGCCACTGGCCGTGAATGGCGATGGCTTGCGGCTGGGCGAAAGCGTCGGTGCGCGGGTCAACAGCGACGTCGCGTCACCGGTCGCGTGGGCACCGGTTTCACAAGTGCCTCATTCCGACGGCAGCATCGGCCATTTCCCACACATCATTGAGCGCGGCAAACCCGGCATCATCGGCGTGCTCAGCAACGGTCAGCGTTTCGTCAACGAAGCCAACGGCTATTTCGACTACGTCAGCGCCATGGTTGCCGCCGCGCCAGAAGGTGAAGAAGTCGCCTCATGGCTGATCTGCACCCACGCCTTTCAACGTCGTTATGGCCTCGGCATATCGCGACCGTTTCCGCTTCCATTGTCAGAATTTATCCGCAGCGGCTATCTGAAAACCGGCAATACCGTTGAGGAATTGGCCAACAATTGCGGCATCGACCCCAACGGTTTGCGCCAGACCCTCGACAACTACAACCGCCATGCACGCCACGGCGAAGACCCGCAGTTCGGTCGTGGCTCAACACCCTACAACCGCAAACAGGGTGATCCGGCGAACCTTCCCAACCCCTGCGTTGCCCCCATAGAAACCGGCCCGTTCTACGCCGTAAAAGTCCAACCGGGCTGCTTCGGTACGTTTGCCGGCCTTAAGGTCAACCCACACGCGCAAGTGCTGAATGCCCACGAACAACCCATCACCGGCCTTTACGCAGCGGGTGGTGACATGGCCAGCATCATGGGTGGCCACTACCCGGCGGGCGGCATCAACCTCGGCCCGGCCCTGACTTTCGGTTACATCGCCGCCCGGCACATTGCCGGCATGACTGCTTTCGAACAGGAGATCGACCATGCAGTACATCGTTAA
- a CDS encoding aldo/keto reductase translates to MQYIVNTQGLNMPKLGLGTWPMLGDECTRAVEQALELGYRHIDTAAAYNNEDAVGQALANTPTPREQIHVTTKVWWDQLQPDAMRHSMDRSLTALRSDYVDLFMIHWPTTDWDLPRTLETLASFKQQGLARNIGVANFPLPLLRKVIEEYGIGLSAVQVEYHVLLGQNALLDYARHHNLALTAYTPLARNKVSDIPQIQQIANKHGVLPTQVALKWLLDQPNVAAIPKASSRTNQLANLASLKVELDDEDRAMIAALPKRERQVSPDFAPEWDAFDR, encoded by the coding sequence ATGCAGTACATCGTTAATACCCAAGGTTTGAACATGCCGAAACTCGGCCTCGGCACCTGGCCAATGCTCGGCGATGAATGCACCCGCGCCGTGGAGCAAGCGCTGGAATTGGGTTATCGACACATCGACACCGCGGCGGCCTACAACAACGAGGACGCTGTCGGACAAGCGCTGGCGAATACCCCGACACCACGCGAGCAGATCCATGTCACCACCAAAGTCTGGTGGGATCAGTTGCAACCCGACGCGATGCGGCACTCCATGGACCGCAGTCTTACGGCCTTGCGCAGCGACTACGTCGATCTGTTCATGATCCACTGGCCAACCACCGACTGGGATCTGCCACGTACCCTCGAGACGCTGGCCTCGTTCAAGCAGCAAGGCCTGGCGCGGAACATCGGCGTAGCGAATTTTCCGCTACCGTTGCTGCGCAAAGTCATCGAGGAATATGGGATTGGTCTGTCAGCCGTTCAGGTCGAGTACCACGTACTCCTCGGTCAGAACGCCCTGCTTGACTACGCCCGCCACCACAACCTGGCGCTGACGGCCTACACCCCGCTGGCGCGCAACAAGGTGTCGGACATCCCGCAGATTCAACAGATCGCCAACAAGCACGGCGTGCTGCCGACTCAAGTGGCGTTGAAATGGCTGCTCGATCAACCCAACGTCGCGGCGATTCCCAAGGCCAGCAGCCGAACCAATCAACTGGCCAACCTCGCCTCGCTGAAGGTCGAACTCGACGATGAAGACCGCGCAATGATCGCCGCGCTGCCAAAGCGTGAACGCCAGGTCAGTCCGGATTTCGCCCCGGAGTGGGATGCATTTGATCGCTGA
- a CDS encoding neutral zinc metallopeptidase, giving the protein MLWKKGRRSDNVVDARGDDAGGGGGMRFGGGKGLSLGAILLIVGIGWITGQDPLQILGQLAGQSGQQAAPTSQTRQAPPANDEQAEFVRSILGDTEDTWGAIFQQAGRQYKDPTLVLFSNRVNSACGLATSATGPFYCPADQKVYLDMAFFQEMSQRFKAAGDFAQAYVIAHEVGHHVQTLLGVSAKIQTARQQGRQMEGDGGLLVRQELQADCLAGVWANNAQKRLNWLEPGDIEEALNAANAIGDDRLQQQGQGRVVPDSFTHGTSAQRVRWFKTGFAQGQVGQCDTFAAKNL; this is encoded by the coding sequence ATGCTATGGAAAAAAGGCCGACGCAGTGACAACGTCGTCGATGCCCGTGGTGATGATGCCGGCGGTGGCGGCGGCATGCGTTTCGGCGGTGGCAAAGGCCTGAGTCTGGGGGCCATTCTGCTGATCGTCGGTATCGGCTGGATCACCGGGCAGGATCCGCTGCAGATCCTCGGCCAACTCGCCGGGCAATCGGGGCAACAAGCCGCACCGACTTCGCAAACCCGCCAGGCGCCGCCGGCCAATGATGAACAGGCCGAATTCGTCCGCTCGATCCTTGGCGACACCGAAGACACCTGGGGCGCGATTTTCCAGCAGGCCGGGCGGCAATATAAAGATCCGACCCTGGTGCTGTTCAGCAATCGGGTCAATTCCGCCTGCGGTCTGGCAACCTCGGCCACCGGCCCGTTCTATTGCCCGGCGGACCAGAAGGTCTATCTGGACATGGCGTTCTTCCAGGAAATGTCACAACGCTTCAAGGCTGCCGGCGACTTTGCCCAGGCCTACGTGATCGCTCACGAAGTCGGACACCACGTGCAGACTCTTCTCGGCGTCTCGGCGAAAATTCAGACAGCCCGTCAACAAGGCCGGCAGATGGAAGGCGACGGCGGTTTGCTGGTGCGTCAGGAATTGCAGGCCGACTGCCTCGCCGGCGTCTGGGCCAACAACGCGCAAAAGCGCCTGAACTGGCTGGAACCGGGCGACATCGAAGAAGCTTTGAACGCGGCCAACGCCATCGGTGATGATCGCCTGCAACAACAGGGTCAGGGCCGTGTGGTGCCGGACTCGTTTACCCACGGTACGTCGGCGCAAAGGGTGCGCTGGTTCAAAACCGGATTCGCGCAGGGCCAGGTCGGCCAGTGCGACACCTTCGCGGCGAAAAACCTGTAA
- a CDS encoding alpha/beta fold hydrolase codes for MHKWLLALLIVGSTAQAAGVDAISPGRLQLKAGEMAVGIGPAPEKIERVLIVIHGRLRNAETYRKSAESAAELAGQSAHTLVIAPQFLNESDVALYSLPATVLRWQGNEWMGGGLSTGPNPLSSYAALDEIVGRITDRKQFPDVKQIVIFGHSGGGQVVQRYALLAKDQPALKANGIRLRYVVANPSSYAYFNEQRPVAFDHAKCVGFNRWKYGLSDMPVYAGGQTPLQLESSYVKREVIYLLGQQDTDPKHPALDKRCEAEAQGAYRLERGKLYFGYLLRRHPEGVNQRLVEVPGVGHNGDGMLTSPEGQKALFE; via the coding sequence ATGCATAAATGGCTTTTGGCGTTACTGATCGTTGGCAGCACTGCGCAAGCCGCCGGTGTCGATGCGATCAGCCCCGGTCGTTTGCAACTCAAGGCCGGGGAAATGGCGGTGGGCATCGGGCCTGCGCCGGAGAAAATCGAGCGCGTGCTGATCGTCATTCATGGCCGTTTGCGCAACGCCGAGACCTATCGCAAAAGCGCCGAGAGCGCGGCCGAGCTGGCGGGGCAAAGCGCGCACACCTTGGTGATCGCCCCGCAGTTTCTCAATGAGAGTGATGTCGCACTGTATTCGCTACCGGCGACCGTGCTGCGCTGGCAGGGCAACGAGTGGATGGGCGGCGGGTTATCCACAGGTCCGAATCCGTTGAGTTCCTATGCGGCGCTCGATGAGATCGTCGGACGGATCACCGACCGCAAACAGTTTCCGGACGTGAAGCAGATCGTGATCTTCGGCCACTCCGGTGGCGGTCAGGTGGTGCAGCGTTATGCCCTGCTCGCCAAGGATCAGCCGGCGCTGAAGGCCAACGGCATCCGCTTGCGCTACGTGGTCGCCAATCCTTCGTCGTATGCGTATTTCAATGAACAACGGCCGGTGGCGTTCGATCATGCCAAGTGCGTGGGCTTCAATCGCTGGAAGTACGGTCTGTCAGACATGCCGGTGTACGCCGGTGGGCAAACGCCGTTGCAGCTTGAGAGCAGTTACGTCAAACGCGAGGTGATTTATTTGCTTGGGCAGCAGGACACCGATCCCAAGCATCCGGCACTGGACAAGCGTTGTGAAGCCGAGGCGCAGGGTGCGTATCGCCTGGAGCGTGGCAAGCTGTACTTCGGTTATTTGCTGCGTCGGCATCCGGAAGGGGTCAATCAACGACTGGTCGAGGTGCCCGGGGTTGGGCATAACGGCGATGGCATGTTGACGTCGCCGGAGGGGCAGAAGGCGTTGTTCGAATAA
- a CDS encoding HAD family hydrolase, producing the protein MSLKDVKHWVFDMDGTLTVAVHDFAAIRVALAIPPEDDILTHLAALPAQEAAAKHAWLLEHERDLALGSTPANGAVELVRDLHARGYRLGILTRNARELAHVTLEAIGLADCFAVEDVLGRDEAPPKPHPGGLLKLADAWQVPASEMVMVGDYRFDLDCGRAAGARTVLVNLPDNPWPELTDWHAQDCVELRRMLLA; encoded by the coding sequence ATGAGCCTGAAGGATGTGAAGCACTGGGTGTTCGACATGGACGGCACGCTGACCGTCGCCGTGCATGATTTTGCGGCGATTCGCGTGGCACTGGCGATTCCGCCGGAGGACGACATCCTCACTCATCTGGCGGCATTGCCGGCGCAAGAGGCGGCGGCCAAGCATGCCTGGTTGCTTGAGCACGAACGGGATCTGGCGCTGGGTTCGACCCCGGCCAATGGGGCGGTAGAGCTGGTGCGTGATCTGCACGCGCGCGGTTATCGCCTCGGCATTCTGACCCGCAATGCGCGGGAACTGGCGCATGTGACGCTGGAGGCGATCGGCCTGGCTGACTGCTTCGCGGTGGAGGATGTGTTGGGCCGCGATGAAGCACCGCCGAAACCGCATCCGGGTGGTTTGCTGAAACTGGCAGACGCCTGGCAAGTACCGGCCAGCGAGATGGTGATGGTCGGTGATTACCGTTTTGATCTGGATTGCGGGCGAGCGGCGGGCGCGCGGACGGTGCTGGTGAATCTGCCGGATAACCCATGGCCGGAGCTGACCGACTGGCATGCGCAGGATTGTGTCGAGTTGCGGCGGATGCTTCTGGCCTGA
- the tesB gene encoding acyl-CoA thioesterase II, producing the protein MSQVLEDLVDLLTLEPIEENLFRGRSQDLGFRQLFGGQVLGQSLSAASQTVEETRHVHSMHGYFLRPGDAKLPVVYSVDRVRDGGSFSTRRVTAIQKGHPIFTCSASFQYDEAGFEHQSQMPVVVGPENLPSELELTQQRAHLIPEHMREKLLCPKPIEVRPVTEKDPYNPQPADPVKYVWFRADGALADIPALHKYLLAYASDFGLLTTSMLPHGKSVWQKDMQVASLDHALWFHNDLRADDWLLYAMDSPWAGNSRGFSRGSVYNRAGQLVASVTQEGLIRHRKDWA; encoded by the coding sequence ATGAGCCAAGTGTTGGAAGATCTGGTCGACCTGCTGACCCTGGAACCGATCGAAGAAAACCTGTTCCGTGGCCGTAGCCAGGATCTGGGGTTCCGTCAGTTGTTCGGTGGTCAGGTGCTCGGTCAGTCGCTGTCGGCGGCCAGTCAGACGGTTGAAGAAACGCGCCATGTGCATTCGATGCACGGTTATTTCCTGCGTCCGGGCGATGCCAAGTTGCCGGTGGTCTATTCGGTTGATCGCGTGCGCGATGGCGGCAGTTTCAGCACGCGCCGCGTCACGGCGATCCAGAAGGGCCATCCGATTTTCACCTGCAGCGCTTCGTTTCAATACGACGAGGCCGGCTTCGAGCACCAGAGCCAGATGCCGGTCGTGGTCGGTCCGGAAAACCTGCCGTCGGAGCTGGAGTTGACCCAGCAACGCGCGCATTTGATTCCGGAACACATGCGCGAAAAACTGCTGTGCCCGAAGCCGATCGAAGTGCGCCCGGTCACCGAAAAAGACCCATACAACCCGCAACCGGCCGATCCGGTGAAATATGTGTGGTTCCGCGCCGACGGCGCATTGGCCGACATTCCGGCGCTGCACAAATACTTGCTGGCCTACGCCTCGGACTTCGGTCTGCTGACCACCTCGATGCTGCCCCACGGCAAATCGGTCTGGCAGAAAGACATGCAGGTCGCCAGCCTCGATCACGCGTTGTGGTTCCACAACGATTTGCGCGCCGATGACTGGTTGCTTTATGCAATGGACAGTCCATGGGCCGGCAACTCCCGCGGTTTCTCCCGTGGCAGCGTGTACAACCGCGCCGGGCAACTGGTGGCTTCGGTGACGCAGGAAGGCTTGATCCGTCATCGCAAGGATTGGGCATGA
- a CDS encoding GNAT family N-acetyltransferase, translated as MEPILELESARLLMRQWQDEDLPAFAAMCADPQVMRYFPAPLSRLESASMIGRVRGHFAEHGFGLWALERKDSGEFIGFTGLGVVGFDAPFTPAVEIGWRLAKEHWGLGYASEAAWTALRAGFDRLALKQIVSFTAQTNLPSEKVMQAIGMHHAPDDDFDHPKLAVDHPLRRHVLYRITREQWLQTLHG; from the coding sequence ATGGAGCCGATACTGGAACTTGAAAGCGCGCGCTTGCTGATGCGTCAGTGGCAGGACGAAGATTTGCCGGCATTTGCGGCGATGTGCGCCGATCCGCAGGTGATGCGCTACTTTCCGGCACCGTTGAGCCGACTGGAAAGCGCGTCGATGATCGGTCGGGTGCGCGGGCATTTTGCCGAGCACGGTTTCGGCTTGTGGGCGCTGGAGCGCAAGGACAGCGGCGAATTCATCGGTTTCACCGGGCTTGGCGTGGTCGGCTTCGATGCCCCGTTCACCCCGGCGGTGGAGATCGGCTGGCGTCTGGCCAAGGAGCATTGGGGCCTGGGTTATGCCAGTGAAGCGGCGTGGACCGCGTTGCGCGCAGGCTTTGACCGCTTGGCCTTGAAGCAAATCGTCTCCTTCACCGCGCAAACCAATCTGCCTTCGGAGAAAGTCATGCAGGCGATCGGCATGCATCACGCCCCGGACGATGATTTCGATCACCCCAAGCTTGCTGTCGATCATCCGTTACGCAGGCATGTGCTGTACCGCATCACCCGGGAACAATGGCTGCAAACCTTGCATGGCTAA
- a CDS encoding histone deacetylase, with protein sequence MPLPLIYHEDYSPEFPADHRFPMDKFRLLRDHLVDSGLTRDADLLRPEICPNDILALAHDRAYIERYMSGELSREDQRRLGLPWNEALARRTVRAVGGSILAAEKALEHGLACHLAGGTHHAHYDYPAGFCIFNDLAIISHYLLQSGRVNRVLIFDCDVHQGDGTARILHDTPEAITVSLHCEKNFPARKAESDWDIPLPKGMGDADYLKVVDDTLNYLLPLYQPDLVLYDAGVDVHKDDALGYLQLTDEGVAARDESVMRHCLGRDIPVMGVIGGGYSKDRHALARRHGILHHSAQRVWQSHGCH encoded by the coding sequence ATGCCACTGCCGCTGATCTACCACGAAGACTACAGCCCCGAGTTTCCGGCGGATCACCGCTTTCCGATGGACAAGTTTCGTCTGCTGCGCGATCACCTGGTCGACAGCGGTCTGACCCGTGATGCCGATCTGCTGCGCCCCGAGATCTGTCCCAACGACATCCTCGCCCTCGCCCATGACCGTGCGTATATCGAACGCTACATGAGCGGCGAGTTGTCACGCGAAGACCAACGGCGCCTCGGCCTGCCATGGAACGAAGCCTTGGCGCGACGTACGGTGCGGGCCGTCGGCGGTTCGATTCTGGCGGCGGAGAAAGCCCTGGAGCACGGTCTGGCCTGTCACCTGGCCGGCGGCACCCATCACGCGCATTACGACTATCCGGCGGGCTTCTGCATCTTCAATGACCTGGCGATCATCAGCCATTACCTGCTGCAAAGCGGCCGGGTGAATCGCGTGCTGATCTTCGATTGCGATGTGCATCAGGGCGATGGCACCGCGCGGATCCTGCATGACACGCCGGAGGCGATTACCGTTTCCCTGCACTGCGAGAAGAATTTTCCTGCACGCAAAGCCGAAAGTGACTGGGATATTCCGCTGCCCAAAGGCATGGGCGATGCTGATTACCTGAAAGTGGTCGATGACACGCTCAACTATTTGCTGCCGCTGTATCAACCGGATCTGGTGCTGTATGACGCCGGTGTCGACGTGCACAAGGATGATGCCCTCGGTTATCTGCAACTGACCGACGAAGGCGTCGCCGCCCGCGATGAAAGCGTGATGCGCCATTGCCTTGGCCGCGACATTCCAGTGATGGGCGTAATCGGCGGCGGCTACAGCAAGGATCGCCATGCTCTGGCCCGCCGCCACGGCATCCTGCATCACAGCGCGCAACGGGTCTGGCAGTCACACGGTTGTCATTGA